The Agromyces mariniharenae genome includes a window with the following:
- a CDS encoding ATP-binding cassette domain-containing protein — translation MAVHLSHSLHLRADGLSAAYGGRRVFADLSFSVAAGRRIGLIGENGAGKSTLLRLLAGIEGAADAAPGALGDADVSGRLTRPVRTGFLEQVLPFRPEDRVGDVLEAAAAEVRAIERELDAAAAALAHDDDAGAASARYVAALDDAERADVWSLDTRRDELLDGLRLGAIGLDRRLDEVSGGQRSRFALAALLLAAPDALLLDEPTNHLDDDAASFLEDRLRAWRGPVLFASHDREFLDRVATGLLDLDPGRSGALALAGAGGAPAGASRDEVLAASGGTVFGGGFSQYLTVKADELERWRRQYDDEQEELRRLRGSAVDSARHVAHGRAATDNDKFLKHFKRGNVEQAVLRRVRNAEQRLETLEREQVRKPPSPLEFAGIPSGSHALEDASGLLLQLSDVVVEGRLELDALQVAPLTRLLVTGAIGAGKSTLLGVLAGDRPVDRGTVHRRRGLRVQLLEQDVRFADPDAAPRRLYERVLGERRAEQVPLSSLALIAPRDESRPIGSLSVGQQRRLALALVIARPPHVFLLDEPTNHLSLGLATDLEEALGTYPGAVVIASHDRWLRRRWAGERLELVAGRAVPVAA, via the coding sequence ATGGCTGTACATCTCTCCCATTCCCTTCACCTGCGCGCCGACGGCCTGTCGGCCGCCTACGGCGGTCGACGTGTCTTCGCCGACCTCTCGTTCTCGGTCGCAGCCGGTCGACGCATCGGCCTGATCGGCGAGAACGGCGCCGGCAAGTCCACGCTGCTGCGCCTGCTCGCCGGCATCGAGGGCGCCGCGGATGCCGCGCCGGGCGCCCTCGGCGACGCCGACGTGTCGGGGCGCCTCACGCGCCCGGTGCGCACCGGTTTCCTCGAACAGGTGCTGCCGTTCCGGCCCGAGGATCGCGTCGGCGACGTGCTCGAGGCGGCCGCCGCCGAGGTGCGGGCGATCGAGCGCGAGCTCGATGCCGCCGCCGCGGCACTCGCCCACGACGACGACGCCGGCGCGGCATCCGCCCGCTACGTGGCGGCCCTGGACGATGCCGAGCGCGCCGACGTGTGGTCGCTGGACACGCGACGCGACGAGCTGCTCGACGGCCTCCGGTTGGGTGCGATCGGCCTCGACCGGCGACTCGACGAGGTCTCGGGCGGGCAGCGCAGCCGCTTCGCCCTCGCGGCGCTGCTGCTCGCGGCGCCCGACGCGCTGCTGCTCGACGAGCCCACCAACCACCTCGACGACGACGCCGCGTCGTTCCTCGAGGATCGCCTGCGAGCGTGGCGCGGCCCGGTGCTGTTCGCCAGCCACGACCGGGAGTTCCTCGACCGGGTGGCGACGGGCCTGCTCGACCTCGATCCGGGCCGATCCGGAGCCCTCGCGCTGGCCGGTGCGGGCGGCGCCCCGGCGGGGGCCTCGCGCGACGAGGTGCTCGCGGCATCCGGCGGCACCGTCTTCGGCGGCGGGTTCAGCCAGTACCTCACCGTGAAGGCCGACGAGCTCGAGCGCTGGCGACGGCAGTACGACGACGAGCAGGAGGAGCTTCGGCGCCTGCGCGGCTCGGCCGTCGACTCGGCGCGCCACGTCGCGCACGGCCGGGCCGCCACCGACAACGACAAGTTCCTGAAGCACTTCAAGCGCGGCAACGTCGAGCAGGCGGTGTTGCGCCGCGTCAGGAACGCCGAGCAGCGGCTCGAGACGCTCGAGCGCGAGCAGGTGCGCAAGCCCCCGTCGCCGCTCGAGTTCGCCGGCATCCCGTCGGGATCGCACGCCCTCGAGGACGCGTCGGGGCTGCTGCTGCAGCTCTCGGACGTCGTGGTCGAGGGCCGGCTCGAACTCGACGCGCTGCAGGTCGCGCCGCTCACGCGGCTCCTCGTCACGGGTGCGATCGGGGCGGGCAAGTCGACGCTCCTGGGCGTGCTCGCGGGCGACCGTCCGGTCGACCGGGGCACGGTCCATCGACGCCGCGGCCTGCGCGTCCAGCTCCTCGAGCAGGACGTGCGCTTCGCCGATCCGGATGCCGCGCCACGCCGTCTCTACGAGCGCGTGCTCGGCGAGCGGCGGGCCGAGCAGGTGCCGCTGTCGAGCCTCGCGCTCATCGCCCCGCGCGACGAGTCCCGGCCGATCGGCTCGCTCTCGGTGGGGCAGCAGCGTCGGCTCGCGCTCGCGCTGGTGATCGCCCGGCCGCCGCACGTGTTCCTGCTCGACGAGCCGACGAACCACCTGTCGCTCGGGCTCGCGACCGATCTCGAGGAGGCGCTCGGCACCTACCCCGGCGCCGTCGTGATCGCGAGCCACGACCGCTGGCTGCGCCGGCGTTGGGCGGGGGAGCGGCTCGAGCTCGTCGCCGGTCGCGCGGTGCCGGTCGCGGCCTGA
- a CDS encoding malate:quinone oxidoreductase — translation MTSEETVDVVLIGGGIMSATLGSLISQLQPDWSIRVYERLGEVAQESSNAWNNAGTGHAALCELNYMPEAEDGSVDPAKAIQINEQFQVSRQYWSYLVSIGALPDPERFINPTPHMTFVKGKANVEYLRKRYDALKDHPLFSDMEYTEDLERIAEWTPLIAKKRNPKQRVAATRSASGTDVDFGALTKFLFQDMERRGASVQTNHQVTWLKRRKDGMWHLRVRHTVGQTPKAVNARFVFVGAGGGALALLQHSGITEIEGYGGFPISGQFLRTTNPKVVAQHQAKVYGKAAVGAPPMSVPHLDTRIVDGEAALLFGPYAGFTPKFLKSSTWFDLPFSVRLHNLGPMLQVGMRNFDLVKYLVSELLASRKKKLAALREFMPTAKDADWELITAGQRVQVMKKDPKKGGVLQFGTEVITGGDGTIAGLLGASPGASTAAPIMLDVLARCFPDRIAAWEPKLREMIPSAGRQLSTDPAEAEASLAETAKVLELTA, via the coding sequence GTGACTTCTGAGGAAACCGTCGACGTCGTGCTCATCGGCGGGGGCATCATGAGCGCGACGCTCGGCTCCCTGATCTCCCAGTTGCAGCCCGACTGGAGCATCCGCGTCTACGAGCGACTCGGCGAGGTCGCGCAGGAGTCGTCGAACGCGTGGAACAACGCCGGCACCGGCCATGCGGCGCTCTGCGAGCTCAACTACATGCCCGAGGCGGAGGACGGCAGCGTCGACCCGGCGAAGGCCATCCAGATCAACGAGCAGTTCCAGGTGAGCCGCCAGTACTGGTCGTACCTCGTGTCGATCGGCGCGCTGCCCGACCCCGAGCGGTTCATCAACCCGACGCCGCACATGACGTTCGTCAAGGGCAAGGCGAACGTCGAGTACCTGCGCAAGCGCTACGACGCGCTGAAGGACCACCCGCTGTTCTCCGACATGGAGTACACCGAGGACCTCGAGCGCATCGCCGAGTGGACGCCGCTCATCGCCAAGAAGCGCAACCCGAAGCAGCGCGTCGCCGCGACCCGCTCCGCCTCGGGCACCGACGTCGATTTCGGCGCGCTCACGAAGTTCCTGTTCCAGGACATGGAGCGTCGCGGCGCCTCCGTGCAGACCAACCACCAGGTCACGTGGCTCAAGCGCCGGAAGGACGGGATGTGGCACCTGCGCGTGCGCCACACCGTCGGCCAGACGCCGAAGGCCGTGAACGCCCGCTTCGTGTTCGTCGGCGCGGGCGGCGGCGCGCTCGCGCTGCTGCAGCACTCGGGCATCACGGAGATCGAGGGCTACGGCGGCTTCCCGATCTCGGGCCAGTTCCTGCGCACGACCAACCCGAAGGTCGTCGCCCAGCACCAGGCGAAGGTCTACGGCAAGGCCGCCGTGGGCGCCCCGCCGATGTCGGTGCCGCACCTCGACACGCGCATCGTCGACGGCGAGGCCGCGCTGCTGTTCGGTCCCTACGCGGGCTTCACGCCGAAGTTCCTGAAGTCGAGCACGTGGTTCGACCTGCCGTTCTCGGTGCGGCTGCACAACCTCGGCCCCATGCTCCAGGTGGGCATGCGCAACTTCGACCTCGTGAAGTACCTCGTCTCCGAGCTGCTCGCGTCGCGCAAGAAGAAGCTCGCCGCGCTGCGGGAGTTCATGCCCACGGCGAAGGACGCCGACTGGGAGCTCATCACGGCGGGCCAGCGCGTGCAGGTCATGAAGAAGGACCCGAAGAAGGGCGGGGTGCTGCAGTTCGGCACCGAGGTGATCACGGGCGGCGACGGCACCATCGCCGGCCTGCTCGGCGCGTCCCCGGGTGCGTCGACGGCGGCCCCGATCATGCTCGACGTGCTCGCCCGCTGCTTCCCCGACCGCATCGCGGCGTGGGAGCCGAAGCTCCGCGAGATGATCCCGAGCGCCGGGCGGCAGCTGTCGACCGACCCGGCCGAGGCCGAGGCGTCGCTCGCCGAGACCGCGAAGGTGCTCGAGCTCACGGCGTAG
- a CDS encoding MerR family transcriptional regulator, translating into MRISALAAEAGLPVATVKFYLREGLLHPGVATSATQASYDASHVRRLRLIRALTGPVGLSVGQARTILGLVDDPGDDLYATLGRAVSALPPAVDAASDDDPDPYPRARAALESLGQVYDPRFAAVAQLETALAAAEAAGMPISEDRLLGYGRSLHDIAAFDLERMPQEPHAAVEYTVLGTALYEPVLLALRRLAHQDVAARRDLGR; encoded by the coding sequence ATGCGCATCTCCGCCCTCGCCGCCGAAGCGGGCCTGCCCGTCGCGACCGTGAAGTTCTACCTGCGCGAGGGGCTCCTGCACCCCGGCGTCGCGACCTCGGCGACGCAGGCGAGCTACGACGCGTCGCACGTGCGGCGGCTCCGGCTGATCCGCGCCCTCACGGGGCCCGTCGGGCTCAGCGTCGGGCAGGCGCGCACGATCCTCGGCCTCGTCGACGACCCCGGCGACGACCTCTACGCCACGCTCGGGCGCGCGGTGAGCGCCCTGCCGCCGGCGGTCGACGCGGCATCCGACGACGACCCCGACCCGTACCCGCGGGCCCGTGCCGCCCTCGAGTCGCTCGGCCAGGTGTACGACCCGCGGTTCGCCGCGGTCGCGCAGCTCGAGACGGCGCTCGCGGCGGCCGAGGCGGCCGGGATGCCGATCAGCGAGGACCGGCTGCTCGGGTACGGTCGCAGCCTGCACGACATCGCCGCGTTCGACCTCGAGCGGATGCCGCAGGAGCCGCACGCGGCGGTCGAGTACACGGTGCTCGGCACCGCGCTCTACGAGCCCGTGCTCCTCGCCCTGCGGCGGCTCGCCCACCAGGACGTGGCGGCGCGGCGCGACCTCGGGCGGTGA
- a CDS encoding PfkB family carbohydrate kinase, whose product MTTLAEVLAVGETMALVAPAAAEPLESAGDFRIDAGGAEANVASHLAALGRRAAWAGAVGDDALGRRLVHQVAERGVDTSRVVFDRSSPTGVYFKDPGAGVHYYRRGSAASRLGPAFAAELGLDGVRALHLSGITPALSPSCDALVDALVDAARAAGVTVSFDVNHRAALWSSTDAAARRLRALAARADVVFVGRDEAEALWNAATAEEVRAQLPEPAHLVVKDGAVGATEFHADGAEHVPALAVELVEAVGAGDAFAAGWLDAWLGGAPAAERLRAGHERAVLVLADTADFPRPDSEPVAPCRRNDVTALRNDAFDELLAGRPLMAIFRGLGVERSLELARRAWDLGIDAVELPIQSDDDVEALAAVVAAGRAEGRAVGAGTVVTTRHVELAASAGAAFTVSPGFDPDVVRASIAAGLPPLPGVATASEVQAAMALGLTWLKAFPASLLGPAWFRAMAGPFPGARFVATGGMDATNAGAYLDAGVRTVAVGSALEDPEQLPALARLLGR is encoded by the coding sequence GTGACCACGCTCGCTGAAGTGCTCGCCGTCGGAGAGACCATGGCGCTCGTCGCGCCCGCCGCGGCGGAGCCGCTCGAATCGGCCGGCGACTTCCGCATCGACGCCGGGGGTGCCGAGGCCAACGTCGCCTCGCACCTCGCCGCGCTCGGTCGTCGGGCCGCTTGGGCCGGCGCGGTCGGCGACGACGCCCTCGGCCGTCGGCTCGTGCACCAGGTCGCCGAGCGCGGCGTCGACACGAGCCGGGTGGTGTTCGATCGCAGTTCGCCCACCGGCGTCTACTTCAAGGACCCGGGCGCCGGCGTGCACTACTACCGTCGCGGCTCGGCCGCCTCGCGGCTCGGGCCCGCCTTCGCCGCGGAGCTCGGGCTCGACGGCGTGCGCGCGCTGCACCTCAGCGGCATCACGCCGGCGCTCTCGCCGTCGTGCGACGCGCTCGTCGACGCGCTCGTCGATGCCGCCCGCGCCGCCGGCGTCACGGTGAGCTTCGACGTGAACCACCGCGCGGCGCTCTGGTCATCGACGGATGCCGCGGCGCGCCGCCTGCGCGCCCTCGCCGCCAGGGCCGACGTCGTGTTCGTCGGGCGCGACGAGGCCGAGGCGCTGTGGAATGCCGCCACCGCCGAGGAGGTGCGCGCGCAGTTGCCCGAGCCCGCCCACCTCGTCGTGAAGGACGGCGCCGTCGGTGCGACGGAGTTCCACGCCGACGGTGCCGAGCACGTGCCCGCGCTCGCGGTCGAGCTCGTCGAGGCCGTCGGCGCCGGCGACGCGTTCGCGGCCGGGTGGCTCGACGCCTGGCTCGGCGGTGCGCCCGCGGCGGAGCGCCTGCGCGCCGGACACGAGCGCGCAGTGCTCGTGCTCGCCGACACCGCCGACTTCCCGAGGCCGGACTCCGAGCCGGTCGCCCCCTGCAGGAGGAACGACGTGACCGCACTCCGGAACGACGCGTTCGACGAGCTCCTCGCCGGCCGGCCGCTCATGGCCATCTTCCGCGGCCTCGGCGTCGAGCGCAGCCTCGAGCTCGCCCGCCGCGCCTGGGACCTCGGCATCGACGCGGTGGAGCTGCCGATCCAGTCCGACGACGACGTCGAGGCGCTCGCCGCGGTCGTCGCGGCCGGGCGCGCCGAGGGGCGCGCGGTGGGGGCGGGCACCGTGGTGACGACCCGGCACGTGGAGCTCGCGGCATCCGCCGGCGCCGCGTTCACGGTCAGTCCCGGATTCGACCCCGACGTCGTCCGCGCGTCGATCGCGGCCGGCCTGCCGCCGCTGCCCGGCGTCGCGACCGCGAGCGAGGTGCAGGCGGCCATGGCGCTCGGGCTCACGTGGCTGAAGGCGTTCCCGGCGTCGCTCCTCGGGCCGGCCTGGTTCCGCGCCATGGCGGGGCCGTTCCCCGGTGCCCGGTTCGTGGCGACCGGAGGGATGGACGCGACGAACGCCGGCGCGTACCTCGACGCGGGCGTGCGCACGGTCGCGGTGGGGTCGGCGCTCGAGGATCCCGAGCAGCTTCCCGCGCTCGCGCGGCTCCTCGGCCGCTGA
- a CDS encoding alanine racemase: MPLTSPPIDELADEVLATSDTALPERAAGLTVREFLATGPTLDEFWTPLTVLNADALAHNAATIQAWSTAHGMELMPHGKTTMAPALWWLQLDAGATGLTLATPGQVRTARSFGVASIMLANALVAPRALAFIAAELADPNFAFRSWVDSIETVEAMERGLSATDAELTRPIDVLVELGAHGGRTGARTLDDAEALARRVTESPVLRLAGVAGYEGSLGHDRTGHALVAVRDYLSDLLELHDTVRAIAGDEEPLIVSAGGSAYLDHVADVFEPAIEADAAAGRRTRWILRSGASLLHDDGFYHGISPLDAMRNHSHGPTLVPAMRGYARVVSHPEPGLALLDGGKRDFPYDEGMPVPFGRAADLGGPEEPLVGASVTALNDQHAFLRSTAPLPLAIGDVVSLGLSHPCTAFDKRRWLPVVEGAGSTRVVDLVRTFF, translated from the coding sequence ATGCCACTGACGTCACCCCCGATCGACGAGCTCGCCGATGAGGTGCTCGCGACGAGCGATACCGCCCTGCCCGAGCGGGCCGCCGGCCTCACGGTGCGCGAGTTCCTCGCGACCGGCCCGACCCTCGACGAGTTCTGGACGCCGCTCACCGTGCTCAACGCCGACGCGCTCGCGCACAACGCCGCCACGATCCAGGCCTGGTCGACGGCGCACGGCATGGAGCTCATGCCGCACGGCAAGACCACCATGGCGCCCGCGCTCTGGTGGCTGCAGCTCGACGCGGGCGCCACGGGCCTGACGCTCGCGACGCCCGGGCAGGTGCGCACGGCCCGCTCGTTCGGCGTCGCGAGCATCATGCTCGCCAACGCGCTCGTCGCGCCGCGGGCGCTCGCGTTCATCGCGGCCGAGCTCGCCGACCCGAACTTCGCGTTCCGCTCGTGGGTCGACTCGATCGAGACCGTCGAGGCCATGGAGCGCGGACTCTCGGCGACGGATGCCGAGCTCACGCGCCCCATCGACGTGCTCGTCGAGCTCGGTGCGCACGGCGGCCGAACCGGCGCCCGCACGCTCGACGACGCCGAGGCGCTCGCCCGGCGCGTCACCGAGTCGCCCGTGCTGCGCCTCGCGGGGGTCGCGGGCTACGAGGGCAGCCTCGGGCACGACCGCACGGGGCACGCGCTCGTGGCCGTGCGCGACTACCTGTCCGACCTGCTGGAGCTGCACGACACGGTGCGCGCCATCGCGGGCGACGAGGAGCCGCTCATCGTCTCGGCGGGCGGCAGCGCCTACCTCGACCACGTCGCCGACGTCTTCGAGCCGGCGATCGAGGCGGATGCCGCGGCCGGCCGTCGCACGCGCTGGATCCTCCGCTCGGGCGCCTCGCTCCTGCACGACGACGGCTTCTACCACGGCATCTCGCCGCTCGACGCGATGCGGAACCACTCGCACGGACCGACGCTCGTGCCCGCGATGCGCGGGTACGCCCGTGTGGTCTCCCACCCCGAGCCCGGGCTCGCGCTGCTCGACGGCGGCAAGCGAGACTTCCCGTACGACGAGGGGATGCCCGTGCCGTTCGGGCGCGCGGCTGACCTCGGCGGTCCCGAGGAGCCGCTCGTCGGGGCATCCGTCACCGCACTCAACGACCAGCACGCGTTCCTGCGCTCGACCGCGCCGCTGCCCCTCGCGATCGGCGACGTCGTGTCGCTCGGCCTGTCGCACCCGTGCACGGCGTTCGACAAGCGCCGCTGGCTCCCCGTCGTCGAGGGCGCCGGCAGCACGCGCGTCGTCGACCTCGTGCGCACGTTCTTCTGA